One region of Zingiber officinale cultivar Zhangliang chromosome 7B, Zo_v1.1, whole genome shotgun sequence genomic DNA includes:
- the LOC122004590 gene encoding carbohydrate-responsive element-binding protein-like has product MEIMRQGRVILDKRPLPYSTSTSVSMASNANPRPRLPRRATSNVRPASFAHLVRPRAAHTTRPAATARPRVACPPQPAAPVRPQASTPAQSFTPTLLQSIPSPTTYVPGRGLGQRANVHYASPAFREASQAARQARSVNDRSGQDAPTSSRRRVRLPSEDSDSDDQPLTQRLHRRALDAMPDSGPSTVPPSPPTATPTSVPSQAEAPPAPPNIQVEPPLAQPSTSQQRQSNEVGPSDLPSLVTPPPEPPQDVPTSSLKIKGRLATLWEESLRQMDSLPPAQMEKFSELYIKIEGLQEERSQAEVVHQQHMDQQSLEHQRAIDQLTQKLRAAEALAQEQDQKLKSQATQLTSQEVELLAARTELAQARATAEGVSTTLTIYKVGEDDRCRRSHDLYLRSPEFCTQAG; this is encoded by the exons ATGGAGATAATGAGGCAAGGTCGAGTTATTTTGGACAAGCGACCGCTTCCTTACTCGACTTCGACCTCTGTCAGTATGGCTTCCAATGCAAATCCCCGACCTCGTCTTCCTCGCCGAGCCACATCTAATGTCCGACCTGCCTCTTTTGCTCATCTCGTTCGTCCCCGGGCTGCCCACACAACCCGGCCTGCCGCCACCGCTCGCCCCCGGGTTGCGTGTCCACCCCAACCTGCCGCCCCTGTCCGTCCCCAGGCCTCGACCCCAGCCCAATCCTTCACCCCGACACTTCTCCAATCAATCCCTTCCCCAACTACTTATGTTCCTGGTCGTGGCCTCGGTCAAAGAGCCAACGTGCATTACGCCAGCCCTGCCTTCAGAGAGGCTTCTCAGGCAGCTCGTCAGGCCCGTTCTGTAAATGATCGCTCGGGTCAGGATGCCCCCACTTCTTCTCGACGCAGGGTTCGGTTGCCTTCCGAAGACTCTGATTCGGATGACCAACCTTTGACCCAGAGACTTCACCGTAGGGCCCTTGATGCCATGCCAGACTCAGGCCCTTCCACTGTTCCTCCATCGCCTCCTACAGCAACCCCGACTTCTGTCCCGAGCCaggcagaggctcctcctgctcCGCCTAATATTCAGGTCGAGCCTCCGTTGGCTCAACCTTCCACCTCGCAGCAGCGTCAGAGCAATGAAGTTGGCCCCTCAGATCTCCCTTCACTAGTTACCCCACCACCAGAGCCTCCTCAG GATGTTCCCACCAGCTCCCTCAAGATAAAAGGTCGTTTGGCCACTTTATGGGAAGAGAGCCTGCGGCAGATGGACTCCTTGCCCCCTGCCCAGATGGAAAAATTTTCAGAGTTGTATATCAAG ATTGAGGGtcttcaagaagaaagaagccaGGCTGAGGTTGTGCATCAACAACACATGGACCAACAATCTTTGGAGCATCAGCGGGCTATCGATCAACTGACCCAAAAGCTGCGGGCCGCTGAAGCTTTAGCGCAAGAGCAGGACCAGAAATTAAAGTCTCAGGCGACCCAATTGACGTCTCAGGAGGTAGAACTCTTGGCAGCTCGGACTGAACTAGCCCAGGCCCGAGCTACTGCTGAAGGAGTATCTACCACCCTGACTATTTATAAGGTCGGGGAGGATGATCGCTGCAGACGAAGTCACGACCTGTACCTGCGTTCCCCAGAGTTTTGTACACAAGCAGGATAG